From the genome of Triticum aestivum cultivar Chinese Spring chromosome 3B, IWGSC CS RefSeq v2.1, whole genome shotgun sequence, one region includes:
- the LOC123067019 gene encoding anthocyanidin 5,3-O-glucosyltransferase codes for MKQTVVLYPGAGVGHVRPMTELANVFLKHGYDVTMVLVEEPLKLSDSGTTVIERTAASNPSISFHVLPSIHAPDFAASGKHPFLLMLELLHYYNEQFEAFLCAVDRKSLHSVVLDMFCIDATDVCMNLGVPPMPASHLIKELLEHPEDEMFKAMMNIWKRNTETMGVLLNTFESLESRAVQSLRGPLCVPERILPPIYCVGPLVGKGAKDEEKVERKECLEWLDMQPDRSVVFFWLGSKGTLSTEQLKEIAIGFERSGQRFLWSVRMPAGSDNPEKYLEGFPEPELDALLPQGFLERTNGRGLVIKSWAPQMDVLGHRATGAFVTHCGWNSVLEAIVAGVPMLCLLLEGEQRMNKVSMTEGMGVAVELEGYMTGFVKAGEVEAKVRLVIEGEEGRHLRARVAALREEAKAALEEGGPSRVAFAQFLLDVDNLGKQLGN; via the coding sequence ATGAAGCAGACCGTGGTCCTGTACCCCGGTGCCGGCGTCGGTCACGTTCGCCCCATGACAGAGCTCGCCAACGTCTTTCTCAAGCACGGCTACGACGTCACCATGGTGCTCGTCGAGGAGCCCCTTAAGTTGTCAGACTCCGGCACCACCGTCATAGAGCGCACCGCTGCCTCCAACCCGTCCATCTCCTTCCATGTCCTCCCGTCCATCCATGCTCCAGACTTTGCCGCCTCCGGCAAGCACCCTTTCTTACTCATGCTCGAGCTCTTGCACTATTACAACGAGCAGTTCGAAGCATTCCTCTGCGCCGTCGACCGGAAAAGCTTGCACTCTGTTGTCCTCGACATGTTCTGCATTGATGCCACCGACGTTTGCATGAATCTCGGTGTCCCGCCGATGCCAGCGTCTCATCTCATCAAGGAACTACTGGAGCACCCCGAAGATGAGATGTTCAAGGCCATGATGAACATCTGGAAGCGCAATACGGAGACCATGGGCGTTCTCCTGAACACGTTCGAGTCGTTGGAGAGTCGGGCGGTGCAGTCTCTCAGGGGCCCGCTCTGCGTTCCCGAAAggatcctgcctccgatctactGCGTCGGTCCGTTGGTCGGCAAGGGCGCCAAGGATGAGGAAAAAGTAGAGAGGAAAGAATGCCTCGAGTGGCTTGACATGCAGCCCGACCGCAGTGTCGTGTTCTTCTGGTTGGGGAGCAAGGGCACGCTCTCGACAGAGCAGCTGAAGGAGATAGCCATTGGCTTTGAGAGGTCAGGGCAGCGGTTCTTGTGGTCCGTGCGCATGCCTGCAGGAAGCGACAACCCAGAGAAATACTTGGAAGGGTTCCCTGAGCCGGAACTTGACGCGCTCCTGCCTCAAGGGTTCTTAGAGCGGACCAATGGCAGGGGTCTGGTCATCAAGTCGTGGGCACCGCAGATGGACGTGCTCGGCCACAGGGCAACCGGCGCGTTCGTGACACACTGCGGATGGAACTCGGTACTGGAGGCCATTGTGGCTGGGGTGCCGATGTTGTGTCTGCTGCTGGAAGGAGAGCAAAGGATGAACAAGGTGTCCATGACAGAGGGCATGGGCGTCGCTGTGGAGCTGGAGGGATACATGACAGGTTTTGTGAAAGCAGGCGAGGTGGAGGCCAAGGTGCGGCTCGTGATTGAGGGTGAGGAAGGGAGGCATCTCAGGGCCCGGGTAGCTGCTCTCAGGGAAGAGGCCAAGGCGGCCCTGGAGGAAGGTGGCCCGTCGCGGGTGGCGTTTGCCCAATTTCTCTTGGATGTTGATAATCTTGGAAAGCAACTCGGCAATTGA
- the LOC123068102 gene encoding ankyrin repeat-containing protein At5g02620, whose product MAAGGEADVRRRRLGGAAGIREVEERVLVFCCKNRCLHISCIHGHIEFFRLALEVDQSLLSKVNHEGETPLVIAVAHGHANLASLLLKRCNDLGLQATILRQDKDKSNALHHAIRNGYMDLAIQLLEAAPALSHHVNIYRESPMFMAVMRGFRDIALRLLEINDSSHAGSFCRHALHAVAKNGDQFIAAQIMKKRPQLARKADSNEDTPIRLAVCYNKVGVLRELLQHDISLGYEVNNQGFTLLTSAATRGHVGVARELLNHCPDAPYRHVHHQELTCLHSAVQNGHTKFIEFILQTPQLQRLVNMQDSSGRTALHYAVERCNPRTVAALLSCKGIDTTIFDIHGESAASLLSGITSHEKNLDWKEVQVLMLKADPKDDDIPSDNIHKEVEQQETIESIKERKSTTQRYTTNTSLVAILLARITFTAAFTLPGGYSSDPGSEGNPIMSKKAAFQAFLIFDTLAMCSAFVVSVICLMGRWEDDRFTSYYITVTKRLTWFAYMATLAAFAAGLYTVLSSRRHWMAIGICLLVGFCPCLTWLISKWPILKLNYRLGRRWFSMLFGDYRVGQPSSSAFRDMV is encoded by the exons ATGGCGGCGGGAGGGGAGGCGGACGTGAGGCGGAGGAGATTGGGAGGGGCAGCGGGGATCCGGGAGGTGGAGGAGAGG GTGCTGGTTTTTTGCTGCAAGAACAGGTGCCTCCACATATCCTGCATTCATGGCCACATTGAATTCTTCAGGCTGGCGCTAGAAGTAGACCAGTCTCTCCTCTCAAAGGTTAATCACGAGGGCGAGACACCACTTGTCATTGCCGTGGCACACGGGCATGCCAATTTGGCTTCTCTTTTACTCAAACGCTGCAATGACCTAGGACTGCAAGCCACAATCTTGCGTCAGGACAAAGATAAATCTAATGCACTGCACCACGCCATCCGCAATGGCTACATGGACCTTGCGATACAGTTGTTAGAAGCGGCGCCTGCTCTGTCGCACCATGTAAACATATACCGTGAGTCACCCATGTTCATGGCTGTAATGAGAGGTTTTAGAGATATTGCCTTGCGACTACTGGAAATCAATGATTCTTCTCATGCTGGCAGTTTTTGCCGCCATGCTCTTCATGCCGTAGCTAAAAATGGGGATCAAT TTATTGCTGCACAAATTATGAAGAAACGTCCTCAACTAGCACGAAAAGCCGACTCCAACGAGGATACTCCGATAAGGCTTGCCGTCTGTTACAACAAGGTTGGGGTGCTGCGGGAATTGCTGCAACATGATATTTCATTAGGGTATGAAGTAAACAACCAAGGTTTTACTCTCCTTACTAGTGCCGCAACTCGAGGTCATGTTGGTGTTGCTCGAGAGCTTCTTAACCATTGTCCAGATGCTCCTTATCGCCATGTACACCATCAAGAATTGACATGCCTTCATTCAGCTGTACAAAATGGTCATACGAAGTTTATTGAGTTTATCCTCCAGACACCGCAACTTCAGCGTCTCGTTAATATGCAAGACAGCAGCGGAAGAACCGCTCTACATTACGCAGTCGAGAGGTGCAATCCCAGAACAGTTGCTGCTTTATTGTCTTGCAAGGGTATAGACACAACAATATTTGACATTCATGGTGAATCCGCTGCTTCCCTATTGTCAGGCATCACCAGCCACGAGAAGAATTTGGACTGG AAGGAGGTGCAGGTGCTTATGTTGAAAGCTGATCCCAAAGATGATGACATCCCTTCAGATAATATTCACAAGGAGGTTGAGCAACAGGAAACTATTGAATCGATAAAGGAGAGGAAGTCAACAACTCAAAGATACACAACAAACACGTCATTAGTGGCGATCCTCCTTGCGAGAATCACCTTCACCGCTGCTTTCACTTTGCCTGGAGGATACAGCAGTGATCCTGGTAGCGAGGGAAATCCCATCATGTCTAAAAAGGCCGCATTTCAAGCATTCCTAATCTTTGACACCTTAGCAATGTGCTCTGCATTTGTTGTGTCCGTCATATGCCTCATGGGAAGATGGGAGGATGATAGGTTCACAAGTTATTACATCACCGTTACTAAGAGGCTCACTTGGTTTGCGTACATGGCAACACTTGCGGCTTTTGCAGCTGGTTTATACACGGTACTATCTTCTCGTCGCCACTGGATGGCCATTGGGATTTGCCTTTTGGTAGGTTTTTGCCCTTGTCTGACTTGGCTCATAAGTAAATGGCCTATCTTGAAGCTCAATTATCGGTTGGGTAGACGTTGGTTCTCCATGTTGTTTGGAGATTACAGGGTGGGTCAACCTTCCAGCTCTGCTTTCCGTGACATGGTCTGA